The following coding sequences lie in one Vidua chalybeata isolate OUT-0048 chromosome 16, bVidCha1 merged haplotype, whole genome shotgun sequence genomic window:
- the AMDHD2 gene encoding N-acetylglucosamine-6-phosphate deacetylase isoform X3, translating to MPSNKSVSDASIVQFTNCRILRDHQLQREDLWVREGKILNPEKLFFDEKGSADVQLDCKDSIIAPGFIDVQINGGFGVDFSLATDDFKSGIDLVSQKILSHGVTSFCPTLVSSPPSVYHQVLPQISVRNGGAHGAGILGAHLEGPFISKEKKGAHPEHCLRTFEAGAFQDLLATYGSLDCVQIVTLAPEMRRSSEVIRELTKRGICVSLGHSVANLSQAEEAVQHGATFITHLFNAMLPFHHRDPGIVGLLTSDKIPAGRRVFYGMISDGIHTNPAALRIAHRAHPKGLVLVTDAIAGMGLAPGRHTLGQQVVEIDGLNTYIAGTKTLSGSVATMDTCVRHFQEATDFLMLNDSLCVQATYIAGEEVWRQDVLGM from the exons ATGCCGTCCAACAAATCCGTCTCGGACGCGTCCATCGTCCAGTTCACCAACTGCCGCATCCTGAGGGACCACCAGCTCCAGAG GGAGGACCTGTGGGTACGAGAAGGGAAGATCCTCAACCCAGAGAAACTCTTCTTTGACGAAAAGGGCTCTGCTGATGTCCAGCTGGACTGCAAGGACAGCATCATCGCCCCAGGTTTCATCGATGTCCAGATCAATG GAGGCTTTGGGGTGGACTTCTCTCTGGCTACGGATGACTTCAAATCAGGTATTGACCTGGTCAGTCAGAAAATCCTCTCCCATGGAGTGACCTCTTTCTGTCCCACCCTGGTGAGCTCTCCTCCATCTGTGTACCACCAG GTTCTCCCTCAGATCAGTGTAAGAAATGGTGGAGCCCATGGAGCAGGAATCCTGG GAGCCCACCTGGAGGGGCCGTTCATcagcaaggagaaaaagggTGCCCACCCAGAGCACTGCCTTCGCACCTTTGAAGCAGGTGCTTTCCAGGACCTGCTTGCCACCTATGGCTCCCTGGACTGTGTCCAGATAGTGACCCTGGCCCCTGAAATGAGGAGGAGCAGTGAGGTGATCCGGGAGCTCACCAAGCGGGGCATCTGTGTCTCCCTGG GTCATTCAGTGGCTAATCTGTCCCAGGCTGAGGAGGCTGTGCAGCACGGAGCAACCTTCATCACTCACCTCTTCAATGCCATGCTGCCG TTCCACCACCGTGACCCTGGCATTGTGGGGCTGCTGACAAGTGACAAGATTCCTGCTGGGCGGAGGGTCTTCTATGGCATGATTTCTGATGGCATCCACACCAACCCTGCTGCCCTGCGCATCGCCCACCGAGCCCACCCCAAAG ggctggtgctggtgACAGATGCAATTGCTGGCATGGGGCTAGCACCAGGTCGGCACACTCTGGGTCAGCAGGTGGTGGAGATCGATGGGCTGAACACCTACATCGCAG GCACAAAGACCCTGAGTGGCAGCGTGGCGACCATGGACACTTGTGTGCGACACTTCCAAGAAGCCACAG ATTTCCTAATGCTGAATGACAGCCTGTGTGTGCAAGCCACGTACATTGCCGGC
- the AMDHD2 gene encoding N-acetylglucosamine-6-phosphate deacetylase isoform X2, translating to MPSNKSVSDASIVQFTNCRILRDHQLQREDLWVREGKILNPEKLFFDEKGSADVQLDCKDSIIAPGFIDVQINGGFGVDFSLATDDFKSGIDLVSQKILSHGVTSFCPTLVSSPPSVYHQVLPQISVRNGGAHGAGILGAHLEGPFISKEKKGAHPEHCLRTFEAGAFQDLLATYGSLDCVQIVTLAPEMRRSSEVIRELTKRGICVSLGHSVANLSQAEEAVQHGATFITHLFNAMLPFHHRDPGIVGLLTSDKIPAGRRVFYGMISDGIHTNPAALRIAHRAHPKGLVLVTDAIAGMGLAPGRHTLGQQVVEIDGLNTYIAGTKTLSGSVATMDTCVRHFQEATGCSVETALEAASLHPAQLLGIEHKKGTLNYDSDADFLMLNDSLCVQATYIAGEEVWRQDVLGM from the exons ATGCCGTCCAACAAATCCGTCTCGGACGCGTCCATCGTCCAGTTCACCAACTGCCGCATCCTGAGGGACCACCAGCTCCAGAG GGAGGACCTGTGGGTACGAGAAGGGAAGATCCTCAACCCAGAGAAACTCTTCTTTGACGAAAAGGGCTCTGCTGATGTCCAGCTGGACTGCAAGGACAGCATCATCGCCCCAGGTTTCATCGATGTCCAGATCAATG GAGGCTTTGGGGTGGACTTCTCTCTGGCTACGGATGACTTCAAATCAGGTATTGACCTGGTCAGTCAGAAAATCCTCTCCCATGGAGTGACCTCTTTCTGTCCCACCCTGGTGAGCTCTCCTCCATCTGTGTACCACCAG GTTCTCCCTCAGATCAGTGTAAGAAATGGTGGAGCCCATGGAGCAGGAATCCTGG GAGCCCACCTGGAGGGGCCGTTCATcagcaaggagaaaaagggTGCCCACCCAGAGCACTGCCTTCGCACCTTTGAAGCAGGTGCTTTCCAGGACCTGCTTGCCACCTATGGCTCCCTGGACTGTGTCCAGATAGTGACCCTGGCCCCTGAAATGAGGAGGAGCAGTGAGGTGATCCGGGAGCTCACCAAGCGGGGCATCTGTGTCTCCCTGG GTCATTCAGTGGCTAATCTGTCCCAGGCTGAGGAGGCTGTGCAGCACGGAGCAACCTTCATCACTCACCTCTTCAATGCCATGCTGCCG TTCCACCACCGTGACCCTGGCATTGTGGGGCTGCTGACAAGTGACAAGATTCCTGCTGGGCGGAGGGTCTTCTATGGCATGATTTCTGATGGCATCCACACCAACCCTGCTGCCCTGCGCATCGCCCACCGAGCCCACCCCAAAG ggctggtgctggtgACAGATGCAATTGCTGGCATGGGGCTAGCACCAGGTCGGCACACTCTGGGTCAGCAGGTGGTGGAGATCGATGGGCTGAACACCTACATCGCAG GCACAAAGACCCTGAGTGGCAGCGTGGCGACCATGGACACTTGTGTGCGACACTTCCAAGAAGCCACAG GGTGCTCAGTAGAGACTGCGTTGGAGGCAGCATCTCTGCATCCCGCTCAGCTCCTGGGGATTGAACATAAAAAGGGGACACTGAATTATGACTCCGATGCAG ATTTCCTAATGCTGAATGACAGCCTGTGTGTGCAAGCCACGTACATTGCCGGC
- the AMDHD2 gene encoding N-acetylglucosamine-6-phosphate deacetylase isoform X1, translating to MPSNKSVSDASIVQFTNCRILRDHQLQREDLWVREGKILNPEKLFFDEKGSADVQLDCKDSIIAPGFIDVQINGGFGVDFSLATDDFKSGIDLVSQKILSHGVTSFCPTLVSSPPSVYHQVLPQISVRNGGAHGAGILGAHLEGPFISKEKKGAHPEHCLRTFEAGAFQDLLATYGSLDCVQIVTLAPEMRRSSEVIRELTKRGICVSLGHSVANLSQAEEAVQHGATFITHLFNAMLPFHHRDPGIVGLLTSDKIPAGRRVFYGMISDGIHTNPAALRIAHRAHPKGLVLVTDAIAGMGLAPGRHTLGQQVVEIDGLNTYIAGTKTLSGSVATMDTCVRHFQEATGCSVETALEAASLHPAQLLGIEHKKGTLNYDSDAGATGRLVPPGICSGLLLQWFFPWMLVVFGKPFGVPPTSQLSRKQSCHCQDCTAVPSGIS from the exons ATGCCGTCCAACAAATCCGTCTCGGACGCGTCCATCGTCCAGTTCACCAACTGCCGCATCCTGAGGGACCACCAGCTCCAGAG GGAGGACCTGTGGGTACGAGAAGGGAAGATCCTCAACCCAGAGAAACTCTTCTTTGACGAAAAGGGCTCTGCTGATGTCCAGCTGGACTGCAAGGACAGCATCATCGCCCCAGGTTTCATCGATGTCCAGATCAATG GAGGCTTTGGGGTGGACTTCTCTCTGGCTACGGATGACTTCAAATCAGGTATTGACCTGGTCAGTCAGAAAATCCTCTCCCATGGAGTGACCTCTTTCTGTCCCACCCTGGTGAGCTCTCCTCCATCTGTGTACCACCAG GTTCTCCCTCAGATCAGTGTAAGAAATGGTGGAGCCCATGGAGCAGGAATCCTGG GAGCCCACCTGGAGGGGCCGTTCATcagcaaggagaaaaagggTGCCCACCCAGAGCACTGCCTTCGCACCTTTGAAGCAGGTGCTTTCCAGGACCTGCTTGCCACCTATGGCTCCCTGGACTGTGTCCAGATAGTGACCCTGGCCCCTGAAATGAGGAGGAGCAGTGAGGTGATCCGGGAGCTCACCAAGCGGGGCATCTGTGTCTCCCTGG GTCATTCAGTGGCTAATCTGTCCCAGGCTGAGGAGGCTGTGCAGCACGGAGCAACCTTCATCACTCACCTCTTCAATGCCATGCTGCCG TTCCACCACCGTGACCCTGGCATTGTGGGGCTGCTGACAAGTGACAAGATTCCTGCTGGGCGGAGGGTCTTCTATGGCATGATTTCTGATGGCATCCACACCAACCCTGCTGCCCTGCGCATCGCCCACCGAGCCCACCCCAAAG ggctggtgctggtgACAGATGCAATTGCTGGCATGGGGCTAGCACCAGGTCGGCACACTCTGGGTCAGCAGGTGGTGGAGATCGATGGGCTGAACACCTACATCGCAG GCACAAAGACCCTGAGTGGCAGCGTGGCGACCATGGACACTTGTGTGCGACACTTCCAAGAAGCCACAG GGTGCTCAGTAGAGACTGCGTTGGAGGCAGCATCTCTGCATCCCGCTCAGCTCCTGGGGATTGAACATAAAAAGGGGACACTGAATTATGACTCCGATGCAG GAGCTACAGGGAGACTTGTTCCACCTGGGATATGCTCTGGGCTTTTGCTCCAGTGGTTTTTCCCTTGGATGCTGGTGGTGTTTGGGAAACCTTTTGGAGTGCCCCCCACATCTCAGctgagcagaaagcagagctgccatTGCCAGGATTGCACTGCAGTGCCATCCGGG ATTTCCTAA
- the AMDHD2 gene encoding N-acetylglucosamine-6-phosphate deacetylase isoform X4, with translation MPSNKSVSDASIVQFTNCRILRDHQLQREDLWVREGKILNPEKLFFDEKGSADVQLDCKDSIIAPGFIDVQINGGFGVDFSLATDDFKSGIDLVSQKILSHGVTSFCPTLVSSPPSVYHQVLPQISVRNGGAHGAGILGHSVANLSQAEEAVQHGATFITHLFNAMLPFHHRDPGIVGLLTSDKIPAGRRVFYGMISDGIHTNPAALRIAHRAHPKGLVLVTDAIAGMGLAPGRHTLGQQVVEIDGLNTYIAGTKTLSGSVATMDTCVRHFQEATGCSVETALEAASLHPAQLLGIEHKKGTLNYDSDAGATGRLVPPGICSGLLLQWFFPWMLVVFGKPFGVPPTSQLSRKQSCHCQDCTAVPSGIS, from the exons ATGCCGTCCAACAAATCCGTCTCGGACGCGTCCATCGTCCAGTTCACCAACTGCCGCATCCTGAGGGACCACCAGCTCCAGAG GGAGGACCTGTGGGTACGAGAAGGGAAGATCCTCAACCCAGAGAAACTCTTCTTTGACGAAAAGGGCTCTGCTGATGTCCAGCTGGACTGCAAGGACAGCATCATCGCCCCAGGTTTCATCGATGTCCAGATCAATG GAGGCTTTGGGGTGGACTTCTCTCTGGCTACGGATGACTTCAAATCAGGTATTGACCTGGTCAGTCAGAAAATCCTCTCCCATGGAGTGACCTCTTTCTGTCCCACCCTGGTGAGCTCTCCTCCATCTGTGTACCACCAG GTTCTCCCTCAGATCAGTGTAAGAAATGGTGGAGCCCATGGAGCAGGAATCCTGG GTCATTCAGTGGCTAATCTGTCCCAGGCTGAGGAGGCTGTGCAGCACGGAGCAACCTTCATCACTCACCTCTTCAATGCCATGCTGCCG TTCCACCACCGTGACCCTGGCATTGTGGGGCTGCTGACAAGTGACAAGATTCCTGCTGGGCGGAGGGTCTTCTATGGCATGATTTCTGATGGCATCCACACCAACCCTGCTGCCCTGCGCATCGCCCACCGAGCCCACCCCAAAG ggctggtgctggtgACAGATGCAATTGCTGGCATGGGGCTAGCACCAGGTCGGCACACTCTGGGTCAGCAGGTGGTGGAGATCGATGGGCTGAACACCTACATCGCAG GCACAAAGACCCTGAGTGGCAGCGTGGCGACCATGGACACTTGTGTGCGACACTTCCAAGAAGCCACAG GGTGCTCAGTAGAGACTGCGTTGGAGGCAGCATCTCTGCATCCCGCTCAGCTCCTGGGGATTGAACATAAAAAGGGGACACTGAATTATGACTCCGATGCAG GAGCTACAGGGAGACTTGTTCCACCTGGGATATGCTCTGGGCTTTTGCTCCAGTGGTTTTTCCCTTGGATGCTGGTGGTGTTTGGGAAACCTTTTGGAGTGCCCCCCACATCTCAGctgagcagaaagcagagctgccatTGCCAGGATTGCACTGCAGTGCCATCCGGG ATTTCCTAA
- the AMDHD2 gene encoding N-acetylglucosamine-6-phosphate deacetylase isoform X5, with product MPSNKSVSDASIVQFTNCRILRDHQLQREDLWVREGKILNPEKLFFDEKGSADVQLDCKDSIIAPGFIDVQINGGFGVDFSLATDDFKSGIDLVSQKILSHGVTSFCPTLVSSPPSVYHQVLPQISVRNGGAHGAGILGAHLEGPFISKEKKGAHPEHCLRTFEAGAFQDLLATYGSLDCVQIVTLAPEMRRSSEVIRELTKRGICVSLGHSVANLSQAEEAVQHGATFITHLFNAMLPFHHRDPGIVGLLTSDKIPAGRRVFYGMISDGIHTNPAALRIAHRAHPKGLVLVTDAIAGMGLAPGRHTLGQQVVEIDGLNTYIAADACVVRWFHPVQLI from the exons ATGCCGTCCAACAAATCCGTCTCGGACGCGTCCATCGTCCAGTTCACCAACTGCCGCATCCTGAGGGACCACCAGCTCCAGAG GGAGGACCTGTGGGTACGAGAAGGGAAGATCCTCAACCCAGAGAAACTCTTCTTTGACGAAAAGGGCTCTGCTGATGTCCAGCTGGACTGCAAGGACAGCATCATCGCCCCAGGTTTCATCGATGTCCAGATCAATG GAGGCTTTGGGGTGGACTTCTCTCTGGCTACGGATGACTTCAAATCAGGTATTGACCTGGTCAGTCAGAAAATCCTCTCCCATGGAGTGACCTCTTTCTGTCCCACCCTGGTGAGCTCTCCTCCATCTGTGTACCACCAG GTTCTCCCTCAGATCAGTGTAAGAAATGGTGGAGCCCATGGAGCAGGAATCCTGG GAGCCCACCTGGAGGGGCCGTTCATcagcaaggagaaaaagggTGCCCACCCAGAGCACTGCCTTCGCACCTTTGAAGCAGGTGCTTTCCAGGACCTGCTTGCCACCTATGGCTCCCTGGACTGTGTCCAGATAGTGACCCTGGCCCCTGAAATGAGGAGGAGCAGTGAGGTGATCCGGGAGCTCACCAAGCGGGGCATCTGTGTCTCCCTGG GTCATTCAGTGGCTAATCTGTCCCAGGCTGAGGAGGCTGTGCAGCACGGAGCAACCTTCATCACTCACCTCTTCAATGCCATGCTGCCG TTCCACCACCGTGACCCTGGCATTGTGGGGCTGCTGACAAGTGACAAGATTCCTGCTGGGCGGAGGGTCTTCTATGGCATGATTTCTGATGGCATCCACACCAACCCTGCTGCCCTGCGCATCGCCCACCGAGCCCACCCCAAAG ggctggtgctggtgACAGATGCAATTGCTGGCATGGGGCTAGCACCAGGTCGGCACACTCTGGGTCAGCAGGTGGTGGAGATCGATGGGCTGAACACCTACATCGCAG cagatgCCTGTGTTGTGAGATGGTTTCACCCAGTCCAGCTGATCTGA
- the ATP6V0C gene encoding V-type proton ATPase 16 kDa proteolipid subunit c: MSSGASPEYASFFAVMGASAAMVFSALGAAYGTAKSGTGIAAMSVMRPELIMKSIIPVVMAGIIAIYGLVVAVLIANALSPEITLFKSFLQLGAGLSVGLSGLAAGFAIGIVGDAGVRGTAQQPRLFVGMILILIFAEVLGLYGLIVALILSTK; the protein is encoded by the exons ATGTCCTCCGGCGCCAGCCCCGAGTACGCCTCCTTCTTCGCCGTGATGGGCGCTTCGGCCGCCATGGTCTTCAGCG ccttgGGAGCTGCATATGGAACAGCAAAGAGTGGCACAGGCATTGCAGCCATGTCTGTCATGAGGCCTGAGCTGATCATGAAGTCCATCATCCCTGTGGTCATGGCGGGTATTATAGCAATCTACGGCCTTGTAGTGGCAGTGCTCATTGCCAATGCCCTCTCACCTGAAATCACGCTATTCAA GAGCTTCCTTCAGCTGGGTGCTGGCTTGAGTGTGGGTCTCAGCGGCCTGGCTGCTGGCTTTGCCATTGGCATTGTGGGTGATGCAGGCGTCcggggcacagcacagcagcccaggTTATTTGTGGGGATGATCCTCATTTTGATCTTCGCTGAAGTCTTGGGTCTCTATGGCCTCATTGTTGCCCTTATCCTCTCCACGAAGTAA